Genomic DNA from Acidimicrobiales bacterium:
CCGAGGAGATCCTCCCGGTGGCCGAGGCCTGTGGCCAGACCGCCGAGCAGGTGCGATCGTGCCTGCGTCGCCTCGTCACCGAGGGCCTCTTCGAGCGCCAGGGGGCGGGACGCAGCGCCGTCTACACCGCCACCGAGGCCGGCGCCTCTCGCCTCGCCGAGCAGCACCTCCGCCTGCGCCGCGCCTTCGCCCAGGACGCCGCCGGCCGGGGCTGGGACCGCCGCTGGCGCTTGGCCGCCTTCGCCATCCCGGAGGCCCGACGCGCCGCCCGCGACGCCGTGCGCGACACGATCCTCTCCCTCGGCGGCGCACCAATCCAGGGCGGCCTCTACGCCTCGCCGCACCCCTGGGAGGACGAGCTGCGCGCCGCGGCGAAGCGCCTGGGGGTGGAGGACACCCTCACCTTGGCCTGCACCGACGACCTCGAGGTGGGCGGCGTGCGGGACCCTCGCGCCCTCGCCGCCTCGCTCTGGCCACTCGAGGAGGTGGCGGCGCGCTACGAGGCGTTCGTCGCCACCCACGCCGGCGTGCCCGAGGCCCTGGAAGCCCAGCGGGATCGGCGAGAGCGGATCACCGACTCCGACTTCCTCCCCCTCGCCCTCACCATGGCCCTGCGCTACGGCCGGTGCTCCTCGATCGACCCCTACCTCCCTCCCGAGCTGCTCCCCCGGCCGTGGCCGGGACGGGCCGCACGCGACATCGTCGCCCGGAGCCGCCGACTCGCCCTCCAGCTCCGCTCCGGTGCCGGGCGACCAGCGCTCTTCGGCTACCTCGACGACGTGCTCGACACCATCCACCACACCTGAACGGGTGGGCCCGACCTCAGGCGGGTCGGCCGTTGAGCCGGCGCCATCGGTTGGCCCCACCGGCGGCGATGGCTGCCACCAGGGACACCAGCACGAAGGCCAGCGCCTGGCCCCATTGCGCGCTCGCCTCGACGTCGGTGGAACCGATGAGCGGTCGAGGGGCGGTGAGGGCACCGGCGGGCGCGGTCACCCCGTCCTCCACGACCCCGAGGGGTTGTGGCGCCGACTCGACCGGGGCCCCGGGGGTGATGGCCGGGGAGGGAGCGGCCGGCACCCCGAAGGGGGTGCTCGTGCCCGAGTCGAAGCCACCCGACGAGGACGGCGCAGGTTCTGACGGCGCGGCGGAGCCGTCGGAGGGATCGGACGGCGCGAACGGCTCATCCGTTCCACCATCGCCGCCGGTGGACCCACTCGGCACCCCGACGACCGTGAACGACGGCTGGGCGAAGCGCACGTCGAAGGGACTCGGCCCGATCGGCCCCTCTCCCTGAGCGGGTCGGAGCACCACCGAGAGATCGCCGACCGTGCCGGCGAGGAGACCGGTGAGGTCGGCTCGCCAGCGCGCCGATGGTCCGTCGCGCTCAAGCGTCGCCTGCCCAGCGTCGCAGTCGGCCTCTGGCGCGTCGGCCAGTGCGCCGCCCTCGATTGGCGTCCAGGGCGTAGACGCCACGCACACCTCGATGCTGGCACCGTCCTGACCGAGGCCACCGGTCTCGACCACCTCGAGCGATGCCGAGGTCGCCCCGTCGGAGCCGGGCACGGCGAGCGCGGCCACCGTGAGCGGACCGTCGGGTGCGTTCGCCACGGCGAAGCCCCCGTCTGGTGCGCCCTGGGCCGGCGACCTCGTCCACCAGCCGACATCGACCTGACGTTCCTGCGCCTCGAGCGCCCCACCCGCCAGGAGCAGGAGGGCACCAGCGACGGTCACACCGGCGACAGCCCTCTTCCCAGACCTCACCGCAAACCTCCATCCGTCGCATCGGGGCGGCCCGCCACCAGCGGACGGGTTCGGCGGGCCCGGCTCGGGGAGCTCCTCACCTCCGACGTCGTGCCTGCGCCCGAACGGTGGATCACCGCCCCGTCGCCGCCGAGGTACGACTCGATCACCCGCGCGTCGCCCACGACCTCCTCGGGATCACCGCTCGCGATCACCCTCCCGAGCTCGAGCGCCAGCATGCGGTCGGCCACGCCCGTGATCAGTGGCATGTCGTGCTCGATGAGGAGGAGGGCAGCTCCGGTGCGGTCTCGCATCTGCAACAGCAGCGGCCCCAGTGCCTCCGTCTCGCGCTGGGCGATGCCCGACGACGGCTCGTCGAGGAGGAGCACCTTCGGCTGGTGGGCCATGGTGCACGCCAGATCGACGACCCGTCGGCTGCCGGTGGACAGCTCGGACACGAACTTGTTGGCGAAGGCCTCGAGGTTCATCAGCTCGATCAGCTCGTCGACCCGCTCCCGGACGAGCCGCTCCGACACCTTGGTCGCCGGCGAGCCGAGCGCAGCCGCCAGCGGATCGCGCGTGCGGATGTGGCGCTCCTGGGCGATGGCCAGGTTCTCGGCGACGGTCATCGAGGGGAACAGCCGGGCGTCCTGGAACGACCGGCCGAGCCCCCGGACGGCCCGGACGTCGGGGCCGAGCTCGGTGACGTCCTCCCCGCCGAGCACCACCCGGCCGGTGCTGGTGGTGAGGAAGCCGGAGATGAGGTCGAACACGGTGGTCTTGCCGGCGCCGTTCGGTCCGATGAGGCCGAGGATCTCACCCTCCCGGACGGAGAAGGAGACATCGTCGACGGCTCGGATCCCCCCGAAGTTGATGCCGATCTCGTGCACCTCGAGGACGGGAGCGTGCTCGATCCCGCAGGACTCGCAGACGGCTGCGAACCGGTGCCGGGGGCGCACCGAGGTGGCAGCTGGCGCCGTTGACGCGGTGGGCCCGTCGATGCTCCCCGCTCCCTGGAGGAAGACGGCGCGCAGCACGTCGGGGCGGTCGAGCAGCTCGGCGGTGGGTCCGTCGAAGCGGACCTCGCCCTTCTCCATGAACACGGCGCGCTCGGCCAGGGTGATGGCGACGTTGACCGACTGCTCGACCAGGATGATCGTCGTGCCGGTGGCGTGGATGGCGCGCACGATGCCGAGCAGCTGCTCGACGATGACCGGCGCCAGCCCGAGGGTCAGCTCGTCGATCATGAGCAGGCGAGGCTTGGCGATGAACGCCTGCCCGAGGGTCAGCATCTGCTGCTCCCCGCCAGAGAGGTTGCCGGCCCGCTGGTCGCTTCGCTCCCGGAGGATGGGGAAGTACTCGAGGACCTGCTCCGTCGCCTGGCGTACGTGCTCCGGGTCCTTCTGGAAGAGCCATCCTGCGAGCTCGAGGTTCTCGGCCACGGTCAGGGTAGGGAAGACGCCCTTGCCGCCGGGCATCATCACGATGCCCGCCGCGGCTGTGGCGTTGGCCGGGAGGGTGGTGATGTCGCGCCCGTCGAAGACGATGGCGCCACCGGGCTCCACCAGCCCGCAAATGGCGTTGAGCAGGGTCGACTTGCCGGCGCCGTTGGTGCCGAGGAGGGCCACGATCTCCCCCTCGTCGACGTGGAAGTCGACGCCGAAGAGCACCTGGGTCTGGCCGTAGGAGACGTCGACGTCGCGGCACATCAGCAACGCCCCCTCGCCGCGCTCGCGGCTGAGGAGCGTCTCCGACTGCGCCAGGGCGGAGAGCCGCACCCGTTCGATGTCCTCGGCGACGAAGCGGCCGCCAGACGCCAGGATGAGGGCACCGGTGAGGAACACCGGGACGAGCATCAAGATGCCACCCGTGAGGCCCACCCGCTCCCCCACGGCGCCGACCAACAGCAGCACCAGGGCCCCGGGCATGGCCCAGAGTGCGCCGATGCCGAAGCCCATGGCCCGCGCCCGGGGCGGGAGCACGGTCGAGAGCACGGCGTAGATGCCAGGGGTGACGATGGCGCCGGCACCGCTGACGACCATCTGCATCGGGACGACGCCGAGCAGCGTGGGGATGAGGGCCAGGCCGGCCAGGCCGGCGGCGATGATGAGCGACAGCGACCCGAGCAGGCGGAGGATGAGGCCGGGGTCCTTGAGGAAGAGCCTGGTGGCGAGCGGGATGCCGATGAAGATGGCAGCGCACGCCTGCACCGGCTCAGCCGCGCCGAAGATCAACCCGCGCTCGAGCTCGTTGAGGCCGAAGCGCTCCTCGTACAGCAGCGAGTAGAGCGACCCGACGCCGACGAGCGAGCCGGCGATGAAGGGCAGTGAGTAGAAGACCCGCCGGAGGGAGCGGACCTGCATGCACGCTCGCCATGCCTCGCCGAAGGTGGGGGGAGCTTCCTCGGTGGCCACCTGGGCGTCGTTGCCGCCGGCGGCACGGCGCTCGTGACCGCCGCGCACCGGCTCCTTCAGGTGCCGCACGGCCAGGACGACGAAGACGAAGGTGGGGATGGCGAAGAGGATGAACGGCGCCCGGAAGCCGAAGGCGAGGGCGAGGCCACCGGCGAGGACGGGCCCGAGCACCTGACCCACGTTGTTGGCGATGCGGTGGGA
This window encodes:
- a CDS encoding PaaX family transcriptional regulator C-terminal domain-containing protein encodes the protein EEILPVAEACGQTAEQVRSCLRRLVTEGLFERQGAGRSAVYTATEAGASRLAEQHLRLRRAFAQDAAGRGWDRRWRLAAFAIPEARRAARDAVRDTILSLGGAPIQGGLYASPHPWEDELRAAAKRLGVEDTLTLACTDDLEVGGVRDPRALAASLWPLEEVAARYEAFVATHAGVPEALEAQRDRRERITDSDFLPLALTMALRYGRCSSIDPYLPPELLPRPWPGRAARDIVARSRRLALQLRSGAGRPALFGYLDDVLDTIHHT
- a CDS encoding MFS transporter, yielding MTLAPEAPLVEPPDLARVGLITRLRGISLRSSLLPLGILFGLNAVDELDRSAFNVLIPEIQKAFGLNLQGILSLVGVVTFLALGGQVLVGYYADRFSRTRMAIAGAAAWGTFSLLTGLAPIVLILVLARVGSSLGKAVNDPTHNSLLADYYEPPDRVTVFFSHRIANNVGQVLGPVLAGGLALAFGFRAPFILFAIPTFVFVVLAVRHLKEPVRGGHERRAAGGNDAQVATEEAPPTFGEAWRACMQVRSLRRVFYSLPFIAGSLVGVGSLYSLLYEERFGLNELERGLIFGAAEPVQACAAIFIGIPLATRLFLKDPGLILRLLGSLSLIIAAGLAGLALIPTLLGVVPMQMVVSGAGAIVTPGIYAVLSTVLPPRARAMGFGIGALWAMPGALVLLLVGAVGERVGLTGGILMLVPVFLTGALILASGGRFVAEDIERVRLSALAQSETLLSRERGEGALLMCRDVDVSYGQTQVLFGVDFHVDEGEIVALLGTNGAGKSTLLNAICGLVEPGGAIVFDGRDITTLPANATAAAGIVMMPGGKGVFPTLTVAENLELAGWLFQKDPEHVRQATEQVLEYFPILRERSDQRAGNLSGGEQQMLTLGQAFIAKPRLLMIDELTLGLAPVIVEQLLGIVRAIHATGTTIILVEQSVNVAITLAERAVFMEKGEVRFDGPTAELLDRPDVLRAVFLQGAGSIDGPTASTAPAATSVRPRHRFAAVCESCGIEHAPVLEVHEIGINFGGIRAVDDVSFSVREGEILGLIGPNGAGKTTVFDLISGFLTTSTGRVVLGGEDVTELGPDVRAVRGLGRSFQDARLFPSMTVAENLAIAQERHIRTRDPLAAALGSPATKVSERLVRERVDELIELMNLEAFANKFVSELSTGSRRVVDLACTMAHQPKVLLLDEPSSGIAQRETEALGPLLLQMRDRTGAALLLIEHDMPLITGVADRMLALELGRVIASGDPEEVVGDARVIESYLGGDGAVIHRSGAGTTSEVRSSPSRARRTRPLVAGRPDATDGGLR